A portion of the Phacochoerus africanus isolate WHEZ1 chromosome 5, ROS_Pafr_v1, whole genome shotgun sequence genome contains these proteins:
- the LOC125128160 gene encoding uncharacterized protein LOC125128160 — translation SSCSKEDQSFQPKYLADQVTSDPQHHGTSSITQSTKSLDFKTLRPTSKCRGTSPRGSKNFSSSSDTSSCSSFFGRRHSLFAKFQKSNTSLHSGQSRANFDSQEKGSLRDLKSRSAHFRFRSGSLFSAPKLNVISCYESASTFFDTHSSSQYMFNPNEIEITYKTSYITDAEKYISSSSPDYNTKHFMSSKTKVDSSAHRNTVASIYQSTETILTLPTIISYSSQQHGIASDIQERYQLKKNFLHPGLKSYSRSNSPAVVQQPPAQSVTPIILHNTGFTSFYKNAHSFTPSRNEVTSYPFEDENNAISSKDEDKSSPNEIPKIRSPQTLPFLRRAAQIRSFSPSHIL, via the coding sequence TCTAGCTGCAGCAAAGAGGACCAGAGCTTCCAACCAAAATATCTTGCAGATCAAGTTACTTCAGACCCCCAGCACCATGGAACCTCTTCTATTACTCAGTCAACAAAATCTCTTGATTTTAAAACTCTTCGTCCTACTTCGAAATGTAGAGGCACTTCACCTAGAGGAAGTAAAAATTTCTCTTCTTCATCAGATACGTCTTCTTGCTCATCTTTCTTCGGAAGAAGACATTCTTTATTTGCTAAATTTCAAAAAAGCAATACTTCACTTCATTCTGGACAAAGTAGAGCTAACTTTGATTCTCAAGAAAAAGGAAGCCTCCGTGATTTAAAATCTCGCTCGGCACATTTTCGATTTAGATCTGGAAGTCTTTTCTCTGCCCCCAAACTGAATGTAATTTCCTGTTATGAGAGTGCTAGTACTTTTTTTGATACTCATTCAAGTAGTCAGTACATGTTTAATCCAAATGAAATTGAAATCACTTATAAAACCTCGTATATTACTGATGCTGAGAAATATATAAGCTCTAGTTCACCTGACTATAACACTAAGCATTTTATGAGTTCTAAAACAAAAGTTGATTCCTCAGCCCATCGGAACACTGTTGCTAGCATCTATCAGAGCACAGAGACCATCCTTACTCTTCCAACTATAATTTCCTACTCCTCTCAACAACATGGAATTGCCAGTGATATTCAAGAAAGAtatcaattaaagaaaaatttccttcatCCTGGTTTAAAAAGTTACAGTAGAAGTAATTCTCCAGCTGTGGTTCAACAGCCTCCCGCTCAAAGTGTAACTCCCATTATTCTCCACAATACTGGATTTACTTCGTTTTATAAAAATGCTCATAGCTTTACCCCATCTCGAAATGAAGTTACCTCATATCCTTTTGAAGATGAAAACAATGCTATCTCGTCTAAAGATGAAGACAAATCTTCACCTAATGAAATTCCTAAAATAAGGTCACCTCAGACTTTACCCTTTCTTAGAAGGGCAGCTCAAATCAGAAGCTTTTCCCCCAGTCACATCCTATAG